Part of the Nitrospinota bacterium genome, AAATTAGGGGCACAGGACGCGATAATGGTTAATCCGTGGGGATTTTTGACCGAAGGAACTACCAGTAACCTGTTTTTTGTTTGTGAAGGACATATTCTCACCCCTTCCATGGACTGTGGAATTCTTTCGGGAATAACCAGGGAAATGGTTATCCAACTTTCTAAAGAAAATGGATTTCATATAGAAGAGGGGATGTGGCCCGGCGAAGAGCTCTTGAAAGCAGATGAAATATTCCTTACAGGAACTCTAAAAAAGGTAATGCCCGTTTCCCATCTTGATGGAAGGCCTGTCGGTTCAGGAAAACCAGGCCCTATCACACAAAAACTCATGCGTCTTTATGATGATCTCCTGAAAAAGAAAGCATAACGCCAGTGTCTTTACTTCTAGGCCTGACAGGTGGAATCGGTTCTGGAAAAAGTTTAGCCGCAAAATTTTTTAAGGAACTCGGTGCCTATATCATAGATGCGGATAAATTATCCCGTGAATTAGTCCGTCCTGGTCAACCTGCTCTAAACGAAATCATAGAAAATTTTGGTGATGATATCCTTGATTCAAATGGAAACTTAAACAGGGGAGAACTGGCTAAAATCATATTTAAGGATGCTAATAAGAAATCGTCCCTCGAGAACATTCTCCACCCCAAAATCATTAAAATGGAACAGGAGGAATACGCCAGAATCAGCAATAGTGATCCCTCTGCGATCGTTATCATTGAAGCTGCTTTACTGATCGAATCAGAAAATTACAAAAATGTGGATAAGGTAATCGTTATTCAATCCAATGAAGCGCAACAACTTGATCGTATTTTATCTCGTAGTGATTTAAACCGGGATCAGGCAGAGGCTCGAATCAAGAATCAAATGAAACTTGAAGAGAAAAATAAGTTTGCAGATTTCTTACTGGAGAATAATTCTACTCCTGAGGTCCTGAGACAAAATGTCCATGAACTTTATAAAAAAATCCAGGCACTTAATAATTAACAATATTTCAATGAGTTATTTGTTTAGTTCTTATGTTTTTATACCGTTATATCTTTAAGGACAAAATATAATTTTAGAAATGAAAAATGGCTGAAGACCAAGAACAAGATGCGGAGTTATCCACCGACGAGACTGAAGAACTTGAACGTCTCTTAGAGGATGCTGGCGGTGAGGACGCGGCGGCAGAAGGAATTAAGGGTAAACTCCAGAAAATCCTTGCTAATAAAAAGCTTTTAATGATTGGTGGGGGTGTGCTCCTTATCTTGATTATTGGAGTGGGCTTTCTATTATTCCAGGGTGAAGAACAGGAAAGTGTTGCCCCTCTAGAAGAGCAGGTAGAAGAAGAAGTGGAGGAAGAAGAGGAAGAGGCTAAAATTGAAAAGGTTAACATTTATAAGCTTGATCCCTTTTTTCTCCCGCTATTGGATGAAGGTAAGGAAACGGGACGGTTTATATCTGTTTCCGCAAATCTTTTATTGAGTAATCGTGTGTTGGATCGTGAACTTGATAAAGTACTCCCTCTCTTGCGTAAAAATATATATGGCATATTAAGACGAAAAAGGCCTGCTGACTTTACCCTTAAACGTTCACGGACTGAAGAAAGAATCAAAAAAGAAATATTGACGGCCTCTAATGCTCTGCTGCTCAGCGGTACCGGAACGATAACAGATGTGTTTTTCTCTCAATTTATGATTAAATAACGCTTT contains:
- a CDS encoding dephospho-CoA kinase, with amino-acid sequence MTPVSLLLGLTGGIGSGKSLAAKFFKELGAYIIDADKLSRELVRPGQPALNEIIENFGDDILDSNGNLNRGELAKIIFKDANKKSSLENILHPKIIKMEQEEYARISNSDPSAIVIIEAALLIESENYKNVDKVIVIQSNEAQQLDRILSRSDLNRDQAEARIKNQMKLEEKNKFADFLLENNSTPEVLRQNVHELYKKIQALNN